The nucleotide window ttagcatagctaaaaacagACTGGACGAAGGCGCTTGGTCGTTAGCAGGTCAGCAGAGACTCTGTGTCCACCTATatggaaaaaaattatatatattcaaatgCATTTCACACACTAAAATGTATTTCAGAATACATGGCCTGTATatcaaatattatttaaaatcaatcgattttaatatttattggGGGAATATTAAACACTAAGTTTTTCAATTTTTCCTTTTATGATTttaatcatttctttttttggtttcatttgtattttatatattaaaattttTAGCTCTTTTTTagtcaatatttttattttttctgaaattTCTGTACTTGtgcactttttttatttattcttattttatttattatttctttctaTGTTGAATttctaaatatattttaaacaacatttaaaacatgttttttttacatatatttcttTTCCAtgtgagattattattatttttatttattcatttatttatttcaacttTCTTTCAAGTATATGAAATTGGCTGttgaatatattttattaaaatatttgaaaataaatgtgtttaaaaagtacttttaaaatgtttggTAAAATAATTttcaacaaataaatattttgccATTTCTAGAcattgaaaaaatatatttgctaaacatttacatttttaatttttttttttttttgtttactctTTATGGTATATATGGTAATTCCatatatacaaaatacatatttttagatatacatttgaaatatattatattcttttataaaacatttataaaagtGACCCTGCTATACACCGCAACATGGCGCAGTCTCATTTTCCATTTTCGGACACTTTGGGCCTTGAGGTGAGAAAAGGTCACCTGACGCGACCTGAGTAGGATATGTGGCTATTTGGGAtacaggatatatatatatgttaattattcttcttcttcatttttTATGGCTATCTGGGATCGCACTTCTGAACTCTctcatatattttaaaataactgtatgttaaaaatatatatgttctaAAAATAATATACTACTGtagatatactgtataatatatatcaCACAGTGTCCCAGGTCAGAGACCCCACAAGCCAGGCTATTTAGCCAGAGTTCAGTggtgatttaggcatgcaggCCTCCGTGACCTTTCCCAGGTCTGTCCGGCTGTCCGGGCCGAGTGCGGTTCCGGCGCTACTGTAAACGCTGCCCCTTTGTCCTGAAGGCCAGATTTCTGCCAGAACAGTTGATCCATTCGGTCCAAGCTGTCGTCCCGCGTGTTTTCAGTCCGAAGACACAAGGCTTCATTGTCTTCAGCGTCGTCCCACAGTGTCGTTTGTGAgcgggagagacagagagagacagggagagagagacgctgTCCCGAATATGAAAATAAACCCGGAGCTCCTTTTAATAGCCTCTCGCTGACCCACATTAGCGGAGCGGTCTGATAGGCAAGTGTACCGGAGCTCAGGGCCTTCATCAGCCGGGTGGGCCTTCATGTCAGGCCTGGACTGAGGTGATGGCTGGAGTGTGTacgggtgggtgggtggtgtgtgtgttgaggtggGTGTTGTAAACATGGCCTGGCTGAAAGCTCAAACACAGGCTGGGGTTGTGCCGAGCCTGTGTAGTAGGGCTGAGAGGCCGGAGGAAGGAATGACTCATTGGTGTGATTATGAGAGGCAGGACTAGGATGCAGTTTGGCTCCGGTCAgtgcttaaccccttaacctcGCCCTGCTCCTGGTCTGACTCAGCAGCCTGtggccagcagagggcagcagtgctctctctctctctctcttttcttttttagtccaaatttttgaccattttcagacttaaaaaaaaccccaacatattttatacacattttaattgtatttttatttgaatatttgagATAAAAGTGCACTTCTGTAGCAAatcaattacaaaaaaaaaatcttttttttttaaaatatgtatttggcATATATGGAATTACCCAATTAATATATTTGACATCATTTATTATCccattttattcatattttattcattcatatttaaaataattttctatatcatgttaaatgtaaatttgCGAATAATTTACATATCAGTGTTATATGGGAAACTAATGTAATTATGAAATATATTTTTGCAATAgaaaaaaatgatcatttcatttctgttaaatatatttcttaaatactttttgaattgatttaaaaaaaaatatgaatttgcTATATATGGAATTGCCCAatgaatatattttatatattttattatttcattttataaatgttttattaattcatatctgacatatgtgtaatatattttaaatgtatatctAAAAATATGTGTTTCTTATATATGGAATtacccaacaacaacaacaaatatatacataatttcatatatgaaaaaataaataatgaataaaatagcactatatatatatcatgttttttttattcattttgtatTCATTCATATTTGAAATCATTTCGTATATTatgttaaatgtaaattcaCTATGTTGCTAGAACTTTAAGAAAAGCTACATATCTGTTATAttgaaaaacatatttaaaatatgtaaatttttatcaacatagaaaattgcaaaaaaaagaatttctgttatatatatatatatattttataaatacattttaatatatataaaatttcaaatatgaatacataaaaattaaaaaagaataaaatagcatgacacacatatatatattttattctttcatATTTGAAATAATTTCCCAGTCATGTCCTAGAACTAGATATGCTACATATGTGTGTTATATATTTTCTCCTATATTTTCAAAGAaatgtatgtttaaatatatttagtttattcttatctggtcagtaagtgtttatttcctcagtaaaacgcTAACCTTAGCATAATTAGCATAAATGCTAATAAAAGTGGGGGTGGTTcaggtaaatcagggcttaatgatgggagatcaggtgagctgctgctgctgctgatgatgatgctaatgctaatgctaacgttagcaccactgacaggtgaagtgcaaaacacactgattatctggtcATCTGCTGACCACATTTGTCGAGGGGTGGAGCTACAGTATTAGGCAgccagtgaacagtcagttaagGCCTCTTCAGAGGTCTCAGAGGACCAGGGTCCAGGGTCAGTAGATGCTTAGAAATGGCCTCCTGTCCTGCTTTATGAGCATTAGCATGTCTTTCCTCTCGCTAGGTGCTTATGAACTTCGAGGAGTGACACCATGGACCTGGCTCTGGTCCTCAGACCTCAGCTAATCTCGGCTAATCTCTGACCGGATTCCCCGGCTTGCGATTGGAGATATGAGTGAGCTTCAGCTATCTGCCGTGACCATGGGACCCCCAGATGCGGCCCACCGTAGCATGAGTCTACCCTTGCGCAACGGGGCTACGGACGGCAGCGCTTCGGCCGAATCTTTGGCATCATCGTCGACATCTCCCGACTCCATGCGCAGCCTGAGCAGCCTGAGCGGCGGCCGGACGGACAGCCCACTGGACTCGGACATGCCTGAGGGGAACACAGGGAGGAAAGTGACCACAGGTGAGGACGACTCTGGGATTCAAAGCCCAGACTGTAGACCTGACAACGACAACGACAACTCGGCGTCTGTCTACTTGGACGCGGACGAGGACGGCTGGTGCGAAACCCGTGATGACCAGGACAACATCACTCGGGTTCGGACCCACAAACAAGGGCAAAATGATCAGGAGCACAGTGATGTCCATAGCAACGGTAACCATGGAAGGCGGAGCTCAGATGACTCTTCCACGACAGAAGCACTGCTTTGCTGTTCTGGGTGTGAGGAGGACgaagatgatgaagaggaagaagactcttttctgtctctgagTTCTGCTGATGTGGTGATGAGGTGCCAGAATGAAGCTGAGGAAGGCCAGATGCAGAGCTCTTCCAGGAGGCCCAATGTGAGCCCTGTGAACGAGTTCCAAGTGGAGTCCCTTCAGGAGTCAGAGGAGTGGGCCCGGACGCAGAGCTCATCCAAGAGGTCGGATGTGGGCCCTGTGAATGAGCTCCATCAGACGGCTCTTCTGGAGTCAGTGGACATTCCCACTGAGCAGAGCCAGCTGCAGAGCTCTTCCAGGAGGCCCAGTGTGGGCCCTGTGAACGAACTCCAAGTGGAGTCTCTTCAGGAATCAAAGCAGCGGGCCCAGGACGCAGAGCTCATCCAAGAGGTCTGATGTAGGCCCTGTGAATGAGCTCCATCAGACAGCTCTTGTGGAGTCAGTGGAGATTCCCACTGAGGAGAGCCAGCTGCAGAGCTCTTCCAGGAGGCCCAGTGTAAGCCATGTGAAGAAATTCAATCAGGAGGCTCCTCAGGACGCAATTAAGATTCACACTGAGGCTGGCCAAACACAGAGCTCAACCANNNNNNNNNNNNNNNNNNNNNNNNNNNNNNNNNNNNNNNNNNNNNNNNNNNNNNNNNNNNNNNNNNNNNNNNNNNNNNNNNNNNNNNNNNNNNNNNNNNNNNNNNNNNNNNNNNNNNNNNNNNNNNNNNNNNNNNNNNNNNNNNNNNNNNNNNNNNNNNNNNNNNNNNNNNNNNNNNNNNNNNNNNNNNNNNNNNNNNNNNNNNNNNNNNNNNNNNNNNNNNNNNNNNNNNNNNNNNNNNNNNNNNNNNNNNNNNNNNNNNNNNNNNNNNNNNNNNNNNNNNNNNNNNNNNNNNNNNNNNNNNNNNNNNNNNNNNNNNNNNNNNNNNNNNNNNNNNNNNNNNNNNNNNNNNNNNNNNNNNNNNNNNNNNNNNNNNNNNNNNNNNNNNNNNNNNNNNNNNNNNNNNNNNNNNNNNNNNNNNNNNNNNNNNNNNNNNNNNNNNNNNNNNNNNNNNNNNNNNNNNNNNNNNNNNNNNNNNNNNNNNNNNNNNNNNNNNNNNNNNNNNNNNNNNNNNNNNNNNNNNNNNNNNNNNNNNNNNNNNNNNNNNNNNNNNNNNNNNNNNNNNNNNNNNNNNNNNNNNNNNNNNNNNNNNNNNNNNNNNNNNNNNNNNNNNNNNNNNNNNNNNNNNNNNNNNNNNNNNNNNNNNNNNNNNNNNNNNNNNNNNNNNNNNNNNNNNNNNNNNNNNNNNNNNNNNNNNNNNNNNNNNNNNNNNNNNNNNNNNNNNNNNNNNNNNNNNNNNNNNNNNNNNNNNNNNNNNNNNNNNNNNNNNNNNNNNNNNNNNNNNNNNNNNNNNNNNNNNNNNNNNNNNNNNNNNNNNNNNNNNNNNNNNNNNNNNNNNNNNNNNNNNNNNNNNNNNNNNNNNNNNNNNNNNNNNNNNNNNNNNNNNNNNNNNNNNNNNNNNNNNNNNNNNNNNNNNNNNNNNNNNNNNNNNNNNNNNNNNNNNNNNNNNNNNNNNNNNNNNNNNNNNNNNNNNNNNNNNNNNNNNNNNNNNNNNNNNNNNNNNNNNNNNNNNNNNNNNNNNNNNNNNNNNNNNNNNNNNNNNNNNNNNNNNNNNNNNNNNNNNNNNNNNNNNNNNNNNNNNNNNNNNNNNNNNNNNNNNNNNNNNNNNNNNNNNNNNNNNNNNNNNNNNNNNNNNNNNNNNNNNNNNNNNNNNNNNNNNNNNNNNNNNNNNNNNNNNNNNNNNNNNNNNNNNNNNNNNNNNNNNNNNNNNNNNNNNNNNNNNNNNNNNNNNNNNNNNNNNNNNNNNNNNNNNNNNNNNNNNNNNNNNNNNNNNNNNNNNNNNNNNNNNNNNNNNNNNNNNNNNNNNNNNNNNNNNNNNNNNNNNNNNNNNNNNNNNNNNNNNNNNNNNNNNNNNNNNNNNNNNNNNNNNNNNNNNNNNNNNNNNNNNNNNNNNNNNNNNNNNNNNNNNNNNNNNNNNNNNNNNNNNNNNNNNNNNNNNNNNNNNNNNNNNNNNNNNNNNNNNNNNNNNNNNNNNNNNNNNNNNNNNNNNNNNNNNNNNNNNNNNNNNNNNNNNNNNNNNNNNNNNNNNNNNNNNNNNNNNNNNNNNNNNNNNNNNNNNNNNNNNNNNNNNNNNNNNNNNNNNNNNNNNNNNNNNNNNNNNNNNNNNNNNNNNNNNNNNNNNNNNNNNNNNNNNNNNNNNNNNNNNNNNNNNNNNNNNNNNNNNNNNNNNNNNNNNNNNNNNNNNNNNNNNNNNNNNNNNNNNNNNNNNNNNNNNNNNNNNNNNNNNNNNNNNNNNNNNNNNNNNNNNNNNNNNNNNNNNNNNNNNNNNNNNNNNNNNNNNNNNNNNNNNNNNNNNNNNNNNNNNNNNNNNNNNNNNNNNNNNNNNNNNNNNNNNNNNNNNNNNNNNNNNNNNNNNNNNNNNNNNNNNNNNNNNNNNNNNNNNNNNNNNNNNNNNNNNNNNNNNNNNNNNNNNNNNNNNNNNNNNNNNNNNNNNNNNNNNNNNNNNNNNNNNNNNNNNNNNNNNNNNNNNNNNNNNNNNNNNNNNNNNNNNNNNNNNNNNNNNNNNNNNNNNNNNNNNNNNNNNNNNNNNNNNNNNNNNNNNNNNNNNNNNNNNNNNNNNNNNNNNNNNNNNNNNNNNNNNNNNNNNNNNNNNNNNNNNNNNNNNNNNNNNNNNNNNNNNNNNNNNNNNNNNNNNNNNNNNNNNNNNNNNNNNNNNNNNNNNNNNNNNNNNNNNNNNNNNNNNNNNNNNNNNNNNNNNNNNNNNNNNNNNNNNNNNNNNNNNNNNNNNNNNNNNNNNNNNNNNNNNNNNNNNNNNNNNNNNNNNNNNNNNNNNNNNNNNNNNNNNNNNNNNNNNNNNNNNNNNNNNNNNNNNNNNNNNNNNNNNNNNNNNNNNNNNNNNNNNNNNNNNNNNNNNNNNNNNNNNNNNNNNNNNNNNNNNNNNNNNNNNNNNNNNNNNNNNNNNNNNNNNNNNNNNNNNNNNNNNNNNNNNNNNNNNNNNNNNNNNNNNNNNNNNNNNNNNNNNNNNNNNNNNNNNNNNNNNNNNNNNNNNNNNNNNNNNNNNNNNNNNNNNNNNNNNNNNNNNNNNNNNNNNNNNNNNNNNNNNNNNNNNNNNNNNNNNNNNNNNNNNNNNNNNNNNNNNNNNNNNNNNNNNNNNNNNNNNNNNNNNNNNNNNNNNNNNNNNNNNNNNNNNNNNNNNNNNNNNNNNNNNNNNNNNNNNNNNNNNNNNNNNNNNNNNNNNNNNNNNNNNNNNNNNNNNNNNNNNNNNNNNNNNNNNNNNNNNNNNNNNNNNNNNNNNNNNNNNNNNNNNNNNNNNNNNNNNNNNNNNNNNNNNNNNNNNNNNNNNNNNNNNNNNNNNNNNNNNNNNNNNNNNNNNNNNNNNNNNNNNNNNNNNNNNNNNNNNNNNNNNNNNNNNNNNNNNNNNNNNNNNNNNNNNNNNNNNNNNNNNNNNNNNNNNNNNNNNNNNNNNNNNNNNNNNNNNNNNNNNNNNNNNNNNNNNNNNNNNNNNNNNNNNNNNNNNNNNNNNNNNNNNNNNNNNNNNNNNNNNNNNNNNNNNNNNNNNNNNNNNNNNNNNNNNNNNNNNNNNNNNNNNNNNNNNNNNNNNNNNNNNNNNNNNNNNNNNNNNNNNNNNNNNNNNNNNNNNNNNNNNNNNNNNNNNNNNNNNNNNNNNNNNNNNNNNNNNNNNNNNNNNNNNNNNNNNNNNNNNNNNNNNNNNNNNNNNNNNNNNNNNNNNNNNNNNNNNNNNNNNNNNNNNNNNNNNNNNNNNNNNNNNNNNNNNNNNNNNNNNNNNNNNNNNNNNNNNNNNNNNNNNNNNNNNNNNNNNNNNNNNNNNNNNNNNNNNNNNNNNNNNNNNNNNNNNNNNNNNNNNNNNNNNNNNNNNNNNNNNNNNNNNNNNNNNNNNNNNNNNNNNNNNNNNNNNNNNNNNNNNNNNNNNNNNNNNNNNNNNNNNNNNNNNNNNNNNNNNNNNNNNNNNNNNNNNNNNNNNNNNNNNNNNNNNNNNNNNNNNNNNNNNNNNNNNNNNNNNNNNNNNNNNNNNNNNNNNNNNNNNNNNNNNNNNNNNNNNNNNNNNNNNNNNNNNNNNNNNNNNNNNNNNNNNNNNNNNNNNNNNNNNNNNNNNNNNNNNNNNNNNNNNNNNNNNNNNNNNNNNNNNNNNNNNNNNNNNNNNNNNNNNNNNNNNNNNNNNNNNNNNNNNNNNNNNNNNNNNNNNNNNNNNNNNNNNNNNNNNNNNNNNNNNNNNNNNNNNNNNNNNNNNNNNNNNNNNNNNNNNNNNNNNNNNNNNNNNNNNNNNNNNNNNNNNNNNNNNNNNNNNNNNNNNNNNNNNNNNNNNNNNNNNNNNNNNNNNNNNNNNNNNNNNNNNNNNNNNNNNNNNNNNNNNNNNNNNNNNNNNNNNNNNNNNNNNNNNNNNNNNNNNNNNNNNNNNNNNNNNNNNNNNNNNNNNNNNNNNNNNNNNNNNNNNNNNNNNNNNNNNNNNNNNNNNNNNNNNNNNNNNNNNNNNNNNNNNNNNNNNNNNNNNNNNNNNNNNNNNNNNNNNNNNNNNNNNNNNNNNNNNNNNNNNNNNNNNNNNNNNNNNNNNNNNNNNNNNNNNNNNNNNNNNNNNNNNNNNNNNNNNNNNNNNNNNNNNNNNNNNNNNNNNNNNNNNNNNNNNNNNNNNNNNNNNNNNNNNNNNNNNNNNNNNNNNNNNNNNNNNNNNNNNNNNNNNNNNNNNNNNNNNNNNNNNNNNNNNNNNNNNNNNNNNNNNNNNNNNNNNNNNNNNNNNNNNNNNNNNNNNNNNNNNNNNNNNNNNNNNNNNNNNNNNNNNNNNNNNNNNNNNNNNNNNNNNNNNNNNNNNNNNNNNNNNNNNNNNNNNNNNNNNNNNNNNNNNNNNNNNNNNNNNNNNNNNNNNNNNNNNNNNNNNNNNNNNNNNNNNNNNNNNNNNNNNNNNNNNNNNNNNNNNNNNNNNNNNNNNNNNNNNNNNNNNNNNNNNNNNNNNNNNNNNNNNNNNNNNNNNNNNNNNNNNNNNNNNNNNNNNNNNNNNNNNNNNNNNNNNNNNNNNNNNNNNNNNNNNNNNNNNNNNNNNNNNNNNNNNNNNNNNNNNNNNNNNNNNNNNNNNNNNNNNNNNNNNNNNNNNNNNNNNNNNNNNNNNNNNNNNNNNNNNNNNNNNNNNNNNNNNNNNNNNNNNNNNNNNNNNNNNNNNNNNNNNNNNNNNNNNNNNNNNNNNNNNNNNNNNNNNNNNNNNNNNNNNNNNNNNNNNNNNNNNNNNNNNNNNNNNNNNNNNNNNNNNNNNNNNNNNNNNNNNNNNNNNNNNNNNNNNNNNNNNNNNNNNNNNNNNNNNNNNNNNNNNNNNNNNNNNNNNNNNNNNNNNNNNNNNNNNNNNNNNNNNNNNNNNNNNNNNNNNNNNNNNNNNNNNNNNNNNNNNNNNNNNNNNNNNNNNNNNNNNNNNNNNNNNNNNNNNNNNNNNNNNNNNNNNNNNNNNNNNNNNNNNNNNNNNNNNNNNNNNNNNNNNNNNNNNNNNNNNNNNNNNNNNNNNNNNNNNNNNNNNNNNNNNNNNNNNNNNNNNNNNNNNNNNNNNNNNNNNNNNNNNNNNNNNNNNNNNNNNNNNNNNNNNNNNNNNNNNNNNNNNNNNNNNNNNNNN belongs to Salminus brasiliensis chromosome 24, fSalBra1.hap2, whole genome shotgun sequence and includes:
- the LOC140547069 gene encoding uncharacterized protein, producing MSELQLSAVTMGPPDAAHRSMSLPLRNGATDGSASAESLASSSTSPDSMRSLSSLSGGRTDSPLDSDMPEGNTGRKVTTGEDDSGIQSPDCRPDNDNDNSASVYLDADEDGWCETRDDQDNITRVRTHKQGQNDQEHSDVHSNGNHGRRSSDDSSTTEALLCCSGCEEDEDDEEEEDSFLSLSSADVVMRCQNEAEEGQMQSSSRRPNVSPVNEFQVESLQESEEWARTQSSSKRSDVGPVNELHQTALLESVDIPTEQSQLQSSSRRPSVGPVNELQVESLQESKQRAQDAELIQEV